The following are encoded in a window of Drosophila simulans strain w501 chromosome 3L, Prin_Dsim_3.1, whole genome shotgun sequence genomic DNA:
- the LOC6738967 gene encoding integrin-linked protein kinase: MEDIFHWCREGNSIQVRLWLDETEHDNNLGDDHGFSPLHWVAKEGHAKLVETLLQRGSRVNATNMGDDIPLHLAAAHGHRDVVQMLIKERSDVNAVNEHGNTPLHYACFWGYDMICEDLLNAGAQVGIANKDGHTPLEKAKPSLAKRLQDLVEKSGREVKVISFKEQSWQGLKTRSRDATLSRFKGISMGDLDLHTKLSVTPSGETWRGRWQKNDVVAKILAVRQCTPRISRDFNEEFPKLRIFSHPNILPIIGACNSPPNLVTISQFMPRSSLFSLLHGATGVVVDTSQAVSFALDVARGMAFLHSLERIIPTYHLNSHHVMIDDDLTARINMGDAKFSFQEKGRIYQPAWMSPEALQRKQADRNWEACDMWSFAILIWELTTREVPFAEWSPMECGMKIALEGLRVKIPPGTSTHMAKLISICMNEDPGKRPKFDMVVPILEKMRR, from the exons ATGGAGGACATATTCCACTGGTGCCGCGAGGGCAACTCGATTCAAGTGCGCCTCTGGTTGGATGAAACGGAGCACGACAACAATTTAGG AGACGACCATGGCTTCAGTCCGTTGCATTGGGTGGCTAAAGAGGGCCACGCCAAACTTGTGGAGACTCTGTTGCAGCGCGGATCGCGTGTGAACGCCACCAATATGGGCGACGACATCCCACTCCATTTAGCGGCAGCTCATGGCCACCGCGACGTGGTCCAGATG TTGATAAAAGAGCGCAGCGATGTGAATGCGGTGAACGAGCATGGAAACACCCCCCTCCACTACGCCTGTTTCTGGGGCTATGACATGATCTGCGAGGATCTGCTGAATGCGGGCGCCCAGGTGGGAATTGCAAACAAGGACGGGCACACACCTCTTGAAAAGGCCAAACCCAGTCTGGCCAAGAGGCTCCAGGATCTTGTAGAAAAGAGCGGCAGGGAGGTTAAGGTGATCAGCTTCAAGGAGCAAAGCTGGCAAGGATTGAAGACGAGATCCCGGGATGCTACTTTGTCGCGTTTCAAGGGAATAAGTATGGGAGACCTAGACCTGCACACCAAGCTGTCGGTAACGCCATCAGGAGAGACTTGGCGCGGACGCTGGCAAAAGAACGATGTGGTAGCCAAGATCCTGGCCGTGCGTCAGTGCACGCCTCGTATATCGCGCGATTTTAACGAGGAGTTTCCCAAGCTCCGCATCTTTTCGCACCCTAACATTTTGCCTATTATTGGAGCATGCAATTCGCCACCCAATCTGGTGACCATTAGTCAG TTTATGCCACGTTCTTCGCTGTTCAGCCTGCTGCATGGAGCAACTGGCGTCGTGGTGGACACCAGCCAGGCGGTAAGCTTTGCCTTGGATGTTGCGAGAGGAATGGCTTTCCTGCACTCGCTGGAGCGCATTATACCAACATATCACCTGAACAGTCATCACGTGATGATCGACGATGATCTGACGGCGAGAATTAACATGGGCGATGCCAAGTTCTCTTTCCAAGAAAAGGGGCGCATCTATCAACCGGCTTGGATGTCGCCGGAGGCATTGCAGCGCAAGCAGGCGGATCGAAACTGGGAGGCCTGTGACATGTGGAGCTTTGCTATCCTCATTTGGGAGCTGACTACGCGCGAGGTGCCCTTCGCCGAGTGGTCGCCCATGGAGTGCGGCATGAAGATTGCGTTGGAAGGTCTGCGGGTCAAGATTCCGCCAGGCACATCGACGCACATGGCCAAGCTGATTTCAATCTGCATGAACGAGGATCCCGGCAAGCGGCCCAAGTTCGACATGGTGGTTCCCATTCTGGAGAAGATGCGCCGCTGA
- the LOC6738965 gene encoding uncharacterized protein LOC6738965 isoform X4: MSESGGYQKMPPGWDCKYDQATGNCYYINYLTKAMQLEDPRGRSYRQLQNERCSTESIAMQQLVSQPQTSHNSSPYHVHPSNNLTAIRAFQERQQPTLHNVSTSPLLSASSRGHLEMSSPLPFQRARVGPNLSRRSTIQETSFTTQAETDAVVTKIQNMFPTAGENHIRLLLKRYMKNIFPKADEELLLDILANADNNVQFASEKLISLGYTKRDMQQPHRPNNRPPDLNQDQEAGGDQGGVHIPLRPKEYTEEEKTKMQTLLKEKYPQIAERIILMALESVNYAEDRATQILQIVQDEDEQRAQKQAPTNPKHLDLKKTTGTEQIDGANDKDRHRQHSLGNSHNSESAEFQSIIERMASLGPNSQLSKGADENLLLADYVTWNGPNTKLLQKQVTQGPDASLLTDRTYKPRGGNSELCKGPQSGLAKGSIYAQGSNKSPNIKCN; the protein is encoded by the exons ATGAGCGAATCCGGTGGCTATCAGAAAATGCCGCCCGGCTGGGACTGCAAATACGATCAAGCAACTGGAAACTG CTATTACATAAACTATCTGACGAAGGCCATGCAGCTGGAGGATCCGCGCGGCCGCAGTTACAGGCAGTTGCAGAACGAGCGCTGTTCCACGGAGTCGATAGCCATGCAG CAGTTGGTCAGTCAGCCGCAGACGTCGCACAACAGCTCGCCGTACCACGTCCATCCCAGCAATAACTTGACTGCAATTCGGGCCTTCCAGGAGCGCCAGCAACCCACGCTGCACAACGTCTCGACCAGTCCATTGTTATCGGCCTCCTCCAGGGGACACTTG GAAATGTCTTCACCTCTGCCCTTTCAACGAGCTCGCGTGGGACCGAATCTCTCGCGGCGCTCCACCATTCAGGAGACCTCGTTCACCACGCAAGCGGAAACGGATGCCGTGGTGACCAAGATCCAGAACATGTTCCCCACCGCTGGCGAAAACCATATACGGCTCCTGCTCAAGCG ATACATGAAGAACATTTTCCCCAAGGCGGATGAAGAGCTGCTCCTGGATATCCTGGCCAATGCGGATAATAACGTGCAGTTTGCATCGGAGAAGTTGATTTCTTTGGGCTACACAAAAAGAGATATGCAGCAGCCACACAGACCCAACAATCGACCGCCGGACCTAAATCAAGATCAGGAGGCTGGAGGGGATCAGGGTGGTGTACATATACCGCTGAGACCCAAGGAATACACAGAGGAGGAGAAGacaaaaa TGCAAACCTTGCTAAAGGAGAAGTACCCACAGATTGCTGAGCGCATTATCCTAATGGCTCTGGAATCCGTAAACTATGCAGAGGATAGGGCTACGCAAATCCTACAAATTGtccaggacgaggacgagcAGAGGGCGCAAAAGCAGGCTCCCACGAATCCCAAGCACCTGGATCTTAAGAAAACCACTGGAACCGAGCAGATCGATGGTGCCAACGACAAAGACAG GCATCGTCAGCACTCCCTTGGAAATTCGCATAATTCGGAATCAGCTGAATTTCAATCTATTATCGAACGAATGGCCAGTTTGGGACCCAATTCCCAACTAAGCAAGGGTGCAGATGAAAATCTTTTGCT agCCGATTATGTCACCTGGAACGGACCCAACACGAAGCTTCTTCAAAAGCAGGTCACTCAAGGACCTGATGCTAGTCTTCTCACAGATCGCACCTATAAGCCAAGAGGTGGGAACTCGGAACTCTGCAAAGGACCCCAGTCCGGATTGGCCAAAGGCAGCATCTACGCACAAGGCAGCAACAAGAGCCCGAACATCAAATGCAACTAG
- the LOC6738965 gene encoding uncharacterized protein LOC6738965 isoform X3: MSESGGYQKMPPGWDCKYDQATGNCYYINYLTKAMQLEDPRGRSYRQLQNERCSTESIAMQQLVSQPQTSHNSSPYHVHPSNNLTAIRAFQERQQPTLHNVSTSPLLSASSRGHLEMSSPLPFQRARVGPNLSRRSTIQETSFTTQAETDAVVTKIQNMFPTAGENHIRLLLKRYYNSEAVVVSALQVEKHPVTMPGPFVTPPSQRHLFHSSSAFYMTPPARRPDTVASRRTSRTASPLPGGRFGSLVSVQSGPGGPSGHQAVLPPSSAVPPALHGSPLWRSSPRPHSSPKMKLRYMKNIFPKADEELLLDILANADNNVQFASEKLISLGYTKRDMQQPHRPNNRPPDLNQDQEAGGDQGGVHIPLRPKEYTEEEKTKMQTLLKEKYPQIAERIILMALESVNYAEDRATQILQIVQDEDEQRAQKQAPTNPKHLDLKKTTGTEQIDGANDKDRHRQHSLGNSHNSESAEFQSIIERMASLGPNSQLSKGADENLLLADYVTWNGPNTKLLQKQVTQGPDASLLTDRTYKPRGGNSELCKGPQSGLAKGSIYAQGSNKSPNIKCN, translated from the exons ATGAGCGAATCCGGTGGCTATCAGAAAATGCCGCCCGGCTGGGACTGCAAATACGATCAAGCAACTGGAAACTG CTATTACATAAACTATCTGACGAAGGCCATGCAGCTGGAGGATCCGCGCGGCCGCAGTTACAGGCAGTTGCAGAACGAGCGCTGTTCCACGGAGTCGATAGCCATGCAG CAGTTGGTCAGTCAGCCGCAGACGTCGCACAACAGCTCGCCGTACCACGTCCATCCCAGCAATAACTTGACTGCAATTCGGGCCTTCCAGGAGCGCCAGCAACCCACGCTGCACAACGTCTCGACCAGTCCATTGTTATCGGCCTCCTCCAGGGGACACTTG GAAATGTCTTCACCTCTGCCCTTTCAACGAGCTCGCGTGGGACCGAATCTCTCGCGGCGCTCCACCATTCAGGAGACCTCGTTCACCACGCAAGCGGAAACGGATGCCGTGGTGACCAAGATCCAGAACATGTTCCCCACCGCTGGCGAAAACCATATACGGCTCCTGCTCAAGCG CTACTACAATAGCGAGGCGGTTGTCGTCAGTGCGCTGCAGGTGGAGAAGCACCCGGTGACCATGCCCGGTCCCTTCGTGACGCCCCCTTCGCAGCGGCACCTCTTCCACAGCAGCTCCGCCTTCTACATGACGCCACCGGCACGTCGGCCGGACACGGTAGCTAGTCGGCGCACGTCGCGCACGGCCAGTCCCCTGCCCGGCGGACGCTTCGGTAGTCTCGTGAGCGTGCAGAGCGGTCCTGGTGGTCCAAGTGGCCACCAGGCTGTTCTGCCTCCCAGCTCGGCTGTTCCGCCAGCTCTGCACGGATCGCCCCTGTGGCGCAGCTCGCCCAGGCCGCACTCGTCGCCCAAGATGAAGCTGAG ATACATGAAGAACATTTTCCCCAAGGCGGATGAAGAGCTGCTCCTGGATATCCTGGCCAATGCGGATAATAACGTGCAGTTTGCATCGGAGAAGTTGATTTCTTTGGGCTACACAAAAAGAGATATGCAGCAGCCACACAGACCCAACAATCGACCGCCGGACCTAAATCAAGATCAGGAGGCTGGAGGGGATCAGGGTGGTGTACATATACCGCTGAGACCCAAGGAATACACAGAGGAGGAGAAGacaaaaa TGCAAACCTTGCTAAAGGAGAAGTACCCACAGATTGCTGAGCGCATTATCCTAATGGCTCTGGAATCCGTAAACTATGCAGAGGATAGGGCTACGCAAATCCTACAAATTGtccaggacgaggacgagcAGAGGGCGCAAAAGCAGGCTCCCACGAATCCCAAGCACCTGGATCTTAAGAAAACCACTGGAACCGAGCAGATCGATGGTGCCAACGACAAAGACAG GCATCGTCAGCACTCCCTTGGAAATTCGCATAATTCGGAATCAGCTGAATTTCAATCTATTATCGAACGAATGGCCAGTTTGGGACCCAATTCCCAACTAAGCAAGGGTGCAGATGAAAATCTTTTGCT agCCGATTATGTCACCTGGAACGGACCCAACACGAAGCTTCTTCAAAAGCAGGTCACTCAAGGACCTGATGCTAGTCTTCTCACAGATCGCACCTATAAGCCAAGAGGTGGGAACTCGGAACTCTGCAAAGGACCCCAGTCCGGATTGGCCAAAGGCAGCATCTACGCACAAGGCAGCAACAAGAGCCCGAACATCAAATGCAACTAG
- the LOC6738965 gene encoding uncharacterized protein LOC6738965 isoform X2 has product MSESGGYQKMPPGWDCKYDQATGNCYYINYLTKAMQLEDPRGRSYRQLQNERCSTESIAMQQLVSQPQTSHNSSPYHVHPSNNLTAIRAFQERQQPTLHNVSTSPLLSASSRGHLEMSSPLPFQRARVGPNLSRRSTIQETSFTTQAETDAVVTKIQNMFPTAGENHIRLLLKRYMKNIFPKADEELLLDILANADNNVQFASEKLISLGYTKRDMQQPHRPNNRPPDLNQDQEAGGDQGGVHIPLRPKEYTEEEKTKMQTLLKEKYPQIAERIILMALESVNYAEDRATQILQIVQDEDEQRAQKQAPTNPKHLDLKKTTGTEQIDGANDKDSLPAVVEPTTSSKPKPPHKRHILPSINVTTPSTFTTQIILAQATPTPTPTAEETKLETHLSSISSASSSHSYASPAQSPRICQQSYERLTTKSILAKSGYNHFGHQSDTNNYSIDGYLHGSSNASSYSSYSASMTSSSLVSSAQSNSSSIARRPAFESRRTKTDSLKHRQHSLGNSHNSESAEFQSIIERMASLGPNSQLSKGADENLLLADYVTWNGPNTKLLQKQVTQGPDASLLTDRTYKPRGGNSELCKGPQSGLAKGSIYAQGSNKSPNIKCN; this is encoded by the exons ATGAGCGAATCCGGTGGCTATCAGAAAATGCCGCCCGGCTGGGACTGCAAATACGATCAAGCAACTGGAAACTG CTATTACATAAACTATCTGACGAAGGCCATGCAGCTGGAGGATCCGCGCGGCCGCAGTTACAGGCAGTTGCAGAACGAGCGCTGTTCCACGGAGTCGATAGCCATGCAG CAGTTGGTCAGTCAGCCGCAGACGTCGCACAACAGCTCGCCGTACCACGTCCATCCCAGCAATAACTTGACTGCAATTCGGGCCTTCCAGGAGCGCCAGCAACCCACGCTGCACAACGTCTCGACCAGTCCATTGTTATCGGCCTCCTCCAGGGGACACTTG GAAATGTCTTCACCTCTGCCCTTTCAACGAGCTCGCGTGGGACCGAATCTCTCGCGGCGCTCCACCATTCAGGAGACCTCGTTCACCACGCAAGCGGAAACGGATGCCGTGGTGACCAAGATCCAGAACATGTTCCCCACCGCTGGCGAAAACCATATACGGCTCCTGCTCAAGCG ATACATGAAGAACATTTTCCCCAAGGCGGATGAAGAGCTGCTCCTGGATATCCTGGCCAATGCGGATAATAACGTGCAGTTTGCATCGGAGAAGTTGATTTCTTTGGGCTACACAAAAAGAGATATGCAGCAGCCACACAGACCCAACAATCGACCGCCGGACCTAAATCAAGATCAGGAGGCTGGAGGGGATCAGGGTGGTGTACATATACCGCTGAGACCCAAGGAATACACAGAGGAGGAGAAGacaaaaa TGCAAACCTTGCTAAAGGAGAAGTACCCACAGATTGCTGAGCGCATTATCCTAATGGCTCTGGAATCCGTAAACTATGCAGAGGATAGGGCTACGCAAATCCTACAAATTGtccaggacgaggacgagcAGAGGGCGCAAAAGCAGGCTCCCACGAATCCCAAGCACCTGGATCTTAAGAAAACCACTGGAACCGAGCAGATCGATGGTGCCAACGACAAAGACAG TCTGCCCGCCGTGGTGGAGCCCACCACTTCATCCAAGCCGAAGCCACCGCACAAGCGCCACATTCTACCATCGATCAATGTCACCACTCCATCGACGTTCACCACCCAGATCATTTTGGCCCAGGCTACGCCCACACCAACGCCCACAGCGGAGGAGACGAAGCTGGAGACCCATTTGTCATCCATCTCTAGTGCTTCCTCATCGCATTCATATGCCTCACCCGCACAATCACCCCGCATCTGCCAGCAAAGCTACGAACGCCTGACCACCAAGAGCATCTTGGCCAAGAGCGGCTATAACCATTTTGGCCACCAGAGCGATACCAATAACTACAGCATCGACGGCTACCTGCATGGCTCCTCAAATGCTAGCTCCTACTCCTCCTACTCCGCATCAATGACGTCCTCATCGCTGGTCTCGTCGGCCCAGTCCAACTCCTCATCCATCGCGAGGAGGCCAGCTTTCGAAAGTCGTCGCACCAAAACCGATTCACTGAA GCATCGTCAGCACTCCCTTGGAAATTCGCATAATTCGGAATCAGCTGAATTTCAATCTATTATCGAACGAATGGCCAGTTTGGGACCCAATTCCCAACTAAGCAAGGGTGCAGATGAAAATCTTTTGCT agCCGATTATGTCACCTGGAACGGACCCAACACGAAGCTTCTTCAAAAGCAGGTCACTCAAGGACCTGATGCTAGTCTTCTCACAGATCGCACCTATAAGCCAAGAGGTGGGAACTCGGAACTCTGCAAAGGACCCCAGTCCGGATTGGCCAAAGGCAGCATCTACGCACAAGGCAGCAACAAGAGCCCGAACATCAAATGCAACTAG
- the LOC6738966 gene encoding multifunctional methyltransferase subunit TRM112-like protein, giving the protein MKLSTYNFLTSMAIKGVKVGFPLKLTISKKEVVESEFNPTFVERILPKLDWSAVYGAAQVAELTEDIPAVQPENIGENELLLQKLHHLLFEIDVLEGQLECPETGRVFPITDGIPNMLLNEDEV; this is encoded by the exons ATGAAACTCAGCACATACAACTTCTTGACCTCCATGGCCATCAAGGGCGTCAAAGTGGGATTTCCCCTGAAACTGACG ATTAGCAAAAAGGAAGTGGTGGAGAGCGAATTTAATCCAACTTTTGTGGAGAGAATCCTTCCGAAGCTGGACTGGTCAGCGGTCTATGGAGCTGCTCAGGTG GCGGAACTCACAGAAGACATTCCGGCCGTTCAGCCTGAAAACATTGGGGAGAATGAACTGCTTTTGCAGAAGCTTCACCACCTGCTCTTCGAGATCGACGTGCTCGAGGGTCAACTGGAGTGCCCGGAGACAGGTCGTGTGTTTCCCATCACCGATGGTATACCAAACATGCTCCTCAACGAGGACGAGGTCTAG
- the LOC6738965 gene encoding uncharacterized protein LOC6738965 isoform X1, with translation MSESGGYQKMPPGWDCKYDQATGNCYYINYLTKAMQLEDPRGRSYRQLQNERCSTESIAMQQLVSQPQTSHNSSPYHVHPSNNLTAIRAFQERQQPTLHNVSTSPLLSASSRGHLEMSSPLPFQRARVGPNLSRRSTIQETSFTTQAETDAVVTKIQNMFPTAGENHIRLLLKRYYNSEAVVVSALQVEKHPVTMPGPFVTPPSQRHLFHSSSAFYMTPPARRPDTVASRRTSRTASPLPGGRFGSLVSVQSGPGGPSGHQAVLPPSSAVPPALHGSPLWRSSPRPHSSPKMKLRYMKNIFPKADEELLLDILANADNNVQFASEKLISLGYTKRDMQQPHRPNNRPPDLNQDQEAGGDQGGVHIPLRPKEYTEEEKTKMQTLLKEKYPQIAERIILMALESVNYAEDRATQILQIVQDEDEQRAQKQAPTNPKHLDLKKTTGTEQIDGANDKDSLPAVVEPTTSSKPKPPHKRHILPSINVTTPSTFTTQIILAQATPTPTPTAEETKLETHLSSISSASSSHSYASPAQSPRICQQSYERLTTKSILAKSGYNHFGHQSDTNNYSIDGYLHGSSNASSYSSYSASMTSSSLVSSAQSNSSSIARRPAFESRRTKTDSLKHRQHSLGNSHNSESAEFQSIIERMASLGPNSQLSKGADENLLLADYVTWNGPNTKLLQKQVTQGPDASLLTDRTYKPRGGNSELCKGPQSGLAKGSIYAQGSNKSPNIKCN, from the exons ATGAGCGAATCCGGTGGCTATCAGAAAATGCCGCCCGGCTGGGACTGCAAATACGATCAAGCAACTGGAAACTG CTATTACATAAACTATCTGACGAAGGCCATGCAGCTGGAGGATCCGCGCGGCCGCAGTTACAGGCAGTTGCAGAACGAGCGCTGTTCCACGGAGTCGATAGCCATGCAG CAGTTGGTCAGTCAGCCGCAGACGTCGCACAACAGCTCGCCGTACCACGTCCATCCCAGCAATAACTTGACTGCAATTCGGGCCTTCCAGGAGCGCCAGCAACCCACGCTGCACAACGTCTCGACCAGTCCATTGTTATCGGCCTCCTCCAGGGGACACTTG GAAATGTCTTCACCTCTGCCCTTTCAACGAGCTCGCGTGGGACCGAATCTCTCGCGGCGCTCCACCATTCAGGAGACCTCGTTCACCACGCAAGCGGAAACGGATGCCGTGGTGACCAAGATCCAGAACATGTTCCCCACCGCTGGCGAAAACCATATACGGCTCCTGCTCAAGCG CTACTACAATAGCGAGGCGGTTGTCGTCAGTGCGCTGCAGGTGGAGAAGCACCCGGTGACCATGCCCGGTCCCTTCGTGACGCCCCCTTCGCAGCGGCACCTCTTCCACAGCAGCTCCGCCTTCTACATGACGCCACCGGCACGTCGGCCGGACACGGTAGCTAGTCGGCGCACGTCGCGCACGGCCAGTCCCCTGCCCGGCGGACGCTTCGGTAGTCTCGTGAGCGTGCAGAGCGGTCCTGGTGGTCCAAGTGGCCACCAGGCTGTTCTGCCTCCCAGCTCGGCTGTTCCGCCAGCTCTGCACGGATCGCCCCTGTGGCGCAGCTCGCCCAGGCCGCACTCGTCGCCCAAGATGAAGCTGAG ATACATGAAGAACATTTTCCCCAAGGCGGATGAAGAGCTGCTCCTGGATATCCTGGCCAATGCGGATAATAACGTGCAGTTTGCATCGGAGAAGTTGATTTCTTTGGGCTACACAAAAAGAGATATGCAGCAGCCACACAGACCCAACAATCGACCGCCGGACCTAAATCAAGATCAGGAGGCTGGAGGGGATCAGGGTGGTGTACATATACCGCTGAGACCCAAGGAATACACAGAGGAGGAGAAGacaaaaa TGCAAACCTTGCTAAAGGAGAAGTACCCACAGATTGCTGAGCGCATTATCCTAATGGCTCTGGAATCCGTAAACTATGCAGAGGATAGGGCTACGCAAATCCTACAAATTGtccaggacgaggacgagcAGAGGGCGCAAAAGCAGGCTCCCACGAATCCCAAGCACCTGGATCTTAAGAAAACCACTGGAACCGAGCAGATCGATGGTGCCAACGACAAAGACAG TCTGCCCGCCGTGGTGGAGCCCACCACTTCATCCAAGCCGAAGCCACCGCACAAGCGCCACATTCTACCATCGATCAATGTCACCACTCCATCGACGTTCACCACCCAGATCATTTTGGCCCAGGCTACGCCCACACCAACGCCCACAGCGGAGGAGACGAAGCTGGAGACCCATTTGTCATCCATCTCTAGTGCTTCCTCATCGCATTCATATGCCTCACCCGCACAATCACCCCGCATCTGCCAGCAAAGCTACGAACGCCTGACCACCAAGAGCATCTTGGCCAAGAGCGGCTATAACCATTTTGGCCACCAGAGCGATACCAATAACTACAGCATCGACGGCTACCTGCATGGCTCCTCAAATGCTAGCTCCTACTCCTCCTACTCCGCATCAATGACGTCCTCATCGCTGGTCTCGTCGGCCCAGTCCAACTCCTCATCCATCGCGAGGAGGCCAGCTTTCGAAAGTCGTCGCACCAAAACCGATTCACTGAA GCATCGTCAGCACTCCCTTGGAAATTCGCATAATTCGGAATCAGCTGAATTTCAATCTATTATCGAACGAATGGCCAGTTTGGGACCCAATTCCCAACTAAGCAAGGGTGCAGATGAAAATCTTTTGCT agCCGATTATGTCACCTGGAACGGACCCAACACGAAGCTTCTTCAAAAGCAGGTCACTCAAGGACCTGATGCTAGTCTTCTCACAGATCGCACCTATAAGCCAAGAGGTGGGAACTCGGAACTCTGCAAAGGACCCCAGTCCGGATTGGCCAAAGGCAGCATCTACGCACAAGGCAGCAACAAGAGCCCGAACATCAAATGCAACTAG